One Lacunisphaera limnophila DNA window includes the following coding sequences:
- a CDS encoding aspartate carbamoyltransferase catalytic subunit, with product MPWHRKHLLTIEELKRAEIEQILATAAAFRRVLDRKVKKVPALRGKTIVNLFLEPSTRTRISFEMAAKFLSADVISFDASASSTTKGETLRDTAQNIQALNADMIVLRHAASGSPLYLSKVLGIPVVNAGDGAHEHPTQALLDVFTMREKLGDLKGRKVVILGDILFSRVARSNIHALTKLGADVTIVGPSTLVPHWFESMGVRVSHNLRTALADADVVMLLRIQHERQGVSHFPSLGEYTSMFGLNYTRASWVKPDAIIMHPGPINRGVEIDSDIADSPRSVILQQVTNGIAVRMAVLYLCAGGQPEQVLTPVE from the coding sequence GTGCCCTGGCATCGCAAACACCTTCTCACCATCGAGGAACTCAAGCGCGCCGAGATCGAGCAGATCCTCGCCACCGCCGCCGCCTTCCGCCGCGTCCTCGACCGCAAGGTCAAGAAGGTCCCCGCCCTCCGCGGCAAGACCATCGTCAACCTCTTCCTCGAGCCCAGCACCCGCACGCGGATCTCCTTCGAGATGGCGGCCAAGTTCCTCAGCGCCGACGTCATCTCCTTCGACGCCTCCGCCTCCAGCACGACCAAGGGCGAGACCCTCCGCGACACCGCCCAGAACATCCAGGCGCTCAACGCCGACATGATCGTGCTCCGCCACGCCGCCAGCGGCTCCCCGCTCTACCTCAGCAAGGTCCTCGGCATCCCCGTCGTGAACGCCGGCGACGGCGCCCACGAGCACCCCACCCAGGCCCTCCTCGACGTCTTCACCATGCGCGAGAAGCTCGGCGACCTGAAGGGCCGCAAGGTCGTCATCCTCGGCGACATCCTCTTCAGCCGCGTCGCCCGCTCCAACATCCACGCCCTCACCAAGCTCGGCGCCGATGTCACCATCGTCGGCCCCTCCACCCTCGTCCCGCACTGGTTCGAGTCCATGGGCGTCCGCGTCTCGCACAACCTCCGCACCGCCCTCGCCGACGCCGACGTCGTCATGCTCCTCCGCATCCAGCACGAGCGCCAGGGCGTGAGCCACTTCCCCTCCCTCGGCGAGTACACCAGCATGTTCGGCCTCAACTACACCCGCGCCAGCTGGGTGAAGCCCGACGCCATCATCATGCACCCCGGCCCGATCAACCGCGGGGTCGAGATCGACAGCGACATCGCCGACTCCCCCCGCAGCGTCATTCTCCAGCAGGTTACCAACGGCATCGCCGTCCGCATGGCCGTCCTCTACCTCTGCGCCGGCGGCCAGCCGGAGCAAGTCCTCACCCCGGTCGAGTGA